The genomic DNA CCAATTCAATGAAAGGCCTCACACTGAAGAGTTTCTTCAATCCTTCCATTGGATGGATGCGCTCGAGCTTCGGCATCGCATGTTCCGCGTTCAATTCCAGGCCGCTTGTCGCCACGGAGACACCGAGAGACGCCAGCCAGGCCGCCAGGAGAGGCGGCCCCGCCCAAAGCACCATCCACCCCCCCGCTTCTCGCAATGCACCCGTGGGCTCCTGGGAAAGCATCAGCCGGACCGTCCAGTCCTGGAGTTGCCTGAACCCCAGAGGGGCCACCGCGAGGACGCCCAACAACCCCCCGAGAGTCACCACGCTGGAGGACAGCAGTCGACTGCGCGGAATCCGCCCCTTGCGGCGCGCCTCCCGCAGACGTTTCGCCGAAGGTGGCTCCGTCTTCCCACTCACCGCGCCACCTCCGCCAGGTGGAACAGCGCGTCCTCCACGGAGAGAAAACTCGCGAGCAGCCGATCACACAGCACGCCCACGCCCAGCCACAACAAGGCGCCCCCCGCGAGAATGCGCACGGGAGCGCCCATCTCCTGAAGATTCACCTGGGGCGCGGCACGCGACACCATCCCCCATAGACAATCAACCGTCATCGTCGCCGCCGCCACGGGCGCGCCCACCGCGAATCCCGTTGCCAGGGCACCTCCAACAAGTCCCACGACGTGAAAGGCCGCCCCCTCGGAGGGCACGTACGCCCCCAATCGCACCCAACCAAATCCTCGCACCAGACCCGAGAGCACGAGGGGCATCAGTCCTCCGGTCACCACCATCCCGACGAGCAGTTGGTGGAGTGCATCCCCCGAGGCGGACTCGCGAGTCCCAGTCACCGGCAGACTCGCCTCCGCGGACGT from Melittangium boletus DSM 14713 includes the following:
- a CDS encoding EscT/YscT/HrcT family type III secretion system export apparatus protein, giving the protein MTLDLFRSLLEGLGPSVVSVALCSARLLPVAFLCPLLGGQATPTRVKLTLVLTLALFLHQTAGVSLSTPVETPVQLAALTVKELSYGTALGLVAALPFDAARMGGRFIDLFRGTSAEASLPVTGTRESASGDALHQLLVGMVVTGGLMPLVLSGLVRGFGWVRLGAYVPSEGAAFHVVGLVGGALATGFAVGAPVAAATMTVDCLWGMVSRAAPQVNLQEMGAPVRILAGGALLWLGVGVLCDRLLASFLSVEDALFHLAEVAR